A window of Hordeum vulgare subsp. vulgare chromosome 5H, MorexV3_pseudomolecules_assembly, whole genome shotgun sequence genomic DNA:
tctgttccatagcccttggagatgcttccttctggcctagcacggttacgaacatatttctttaagactcccatgaacctctcgaaggggaacatattgtgtagaaacacaggaccgagaattctaatctcttcgactaggtgaactaggaggtgtgtcattatattgaagaaggatggcgggaacaacaactcaaagctgaccagacattggaccacatcaatctgtaaccctgatagactttctcgatcgattaccttatgagaaattgcattgaggaatgcacataccttcacaattgccacgcGAACATTTTccagtagaattcccctcaatgcaaccggaagcaattgcgtcataagcacgtggcagtcatgagactttaggttttggaattttttgtctttcatatttatgattccctttatattcgacgagaagccagtcgggaccttgatactgaaaaggacttcaaagaagatttccttctcttccttagtaagagcgtagctggcacgcccttgaaactgccctggatgcatgccatctcttcctttatgatgttcctggtcctcccgtgcttccggtgtatcttttgacttcccatacaagcccaggaagcctagaatattctcgcagagattcttcgtcaggtgcatcacgtcgattgccgagcggacctcatggacttcccagtagggtagctcccaaaatatagatttcttcttccacatgggtacgcgcttatcagggccgttaggaacaggttggctgccaggaccctttccaaagattacttttaaatctttgaccatatcaaatacttcagcaccagtacggatgacaggcttcccccggggttctgccttgccattgaaatgcttgccttttttctttaagggatgcttgggcggaagaaaacgacgattgtacgggtacacattcttcctacatttgtccagatatatactttctgtctgatccaaacagtgcgtgcatgcattgtatcccttgtttgactgtcctgaaatgttactaagagcaggccaatcattgatggttacgaaaagcaacgctcgaaggttaaattcctcttgtttgtgctcgtcccacacacgtacacctggttcggcccacagctgtaaaagttcatcaactaatggccttaggtacacatcaatatcgttgccaggttgctttggaccttggataagcactggcatcataatgaacttccgcttcatgcacaaccaaggaggaaagttgtagatacatagagtaatggGTCAGGTGctctgactgcaactctgctccccaaaaggattcatgccatctgtactcagacctaaccataagttccttgcgtcggctgcaaatctcgggaactctctctcgatttttctccactgccgaccatcagcagtgtgcctcaacttatcgtctttcatacgatcttccatgtgccatcgcaacaacttcgcatgatctttatttctgaacagacgtttcaaccgtggtattataggagcataccacatcaccttggtaggaaccctcttcctgggtggctcgccctcaatatcaccagggtcatcttttctgatcttataccgcaatgcagtgcataccgggcatttatccatattctcgtacttctcaccgcggtagaggatgcagtcattagggcatgcatgtatcttctgcacgtctaatcctagagggcagacaagcttctttgcttcatacgtgttggcgggcaattcgttctttcttggaagcatcttcttcatgagtaccagcaacttttcgaatgacgagtcagtcacaccggtctctgccttccacttcagcaattccagtgtgctacccagcttcttctggccatcttcacaagttgggtacaacaatttgttgtggtcctgtaacatctgctcgaactgcaacctctccttttctgtgtcgcaacctcgccgtgcatcagaaatgacccggccaagatcatcagcgggctcatctggttcccgttcttcatcctggtcttcttcttcattgtcttccattgcggtatcagcatactcagggaacatagatcggtagttgtcatcatcgttctcttcttcttcatcgtcgtcttccatcataacccctctttctccgtgcttggtccaaacattatagcccgacataaaaccggaccgaagcaggtggctctgaatgactcttgaggaagtgtaatccttctcattccgacattcaacacatggacaaaacatatagccaccaccatgcttgttcgcatcggctgcatctcgaaaagaatgcacgccttctctgtaagcggctgtgcgtcgatcaccgtacatccatggatggctcatttgcgttatacgacagtatatcaaatacaatcacgatcctaaaaattagtaccgcacggtctaaacgaggaaatatagtttctaaccttttagaataagtagaaataaagaggaagaggtttaagcgtggctcaggcatctcatatcgtagttgtgttcggtgaactgaagcggcatcgctctaacacacatttcaacaaacacctctagtgcataaaaatggagagctagcacacacccacactcttccatccaagaaaaatgcaaggaagaggggagagggggcatgtgctatatataggcagaggactttagtcccggtttgagacacaaaccgggactaaaggtggcgcacatgcgggctgcacaccgcgtagccctatagtcccggtttgggacacaaaccgggactaaaggctccttacgggccgggactaaagcctcgagggagtcattgcgatttggggcgacgtggccgggcctttagtcccggtccagaggcaggccgggactaaagggtcccggccaaaggcccgttttccactagtgagagCTCCATGAAGCCCGAATACATACTCTACCTATCAAATGGAAAGCACTGCATTTGGCAAGTATTCACTCTATTTTTTTAGGCACAAGACAACTCAATTTTTTTTACACGATGTTAAATAACACTCCGCAGACCGCGGTGCATAAATCGACATATACTGGCATTGTAGCACTAAGGAGTATATCTTAAAGTGTTGATTCTACTTTATTTTGGTGCATAAATAAACATATATTTCAATGGTAGCAGCATGCATAGTATCAAATGTGTTTAAATTGCTTCATTTTGGTGCATATATCAAAATATATTGGCAATGTAGCACCTTGCATCCTTTATTAATTTATTAAATCAAACTAGTTtactgcccgtgcgttgccacggagcaACGAAACACATTGTTATTAAATAATTGTTTTAATTTAAAAGTGTCTTTCAAACATGACATCATGTGATTTTGATATCTATAATAACAAATTCATTCTCTATACGTTTATTCCCTCATGCTTCTTCCTGCATAGGCAATTGTCGTGTCTCTTCAACCACTCTTTCCTTGTAAGAAGATAAAACGATATTTTTTTCATTGCCATTTCTTTCCTTCACCTTTTTCTTGCCATGGTGTGTAGGCCCTCTTTTCAAAATCTTCTATTATATAGTATACAACCCAAAAAGCATACGACCCGATCACCTCCAAGTTTCAACATGACACTAAGAGCCAACATTGCTGGTTAAcagaaaactatgacaacaaactACCATCACACGGAATATATAAGTGTGTGTGTATATTCTTCAGGTTCTCAATATCTAACACCGGAAATGTACATAATAACATTTCACTGAAAGTTTCTTGTGATATGCACGTTCGATCTTTGGGTTCCTTTTCTCCTATCAAAGCATCTCCTTTTCCAATCTATCAAAAAAGTAGCTCCCACGTAAATGGGGCCTGGATCGGCGAAGCAGCGAGAGAGgaagtactcgtcaagctcgataaCGATCGAGAACCAGCTTGATACTTGACTGGCGGTGGTAGGCTATGAGAAGACGTGATGCAGTCTAGCTCACTCACTGCAGGAAGTAGTTCTACACACATCAATATTCAAACACAAATATTGAAATATGACACATTATTCAAAAAAAGCACAATGTGCACGCAACATGATACTATTTTATTCATGCACTTGTCATGCGCACAACAGGTGCGCATTTGAATTTGAAAATGAAGTAATCATTATTGGATATGCATATATAGACTTTTCATGCACAAATTGAATCCTACATGCACCTGCAATCATGAACCAAACCTGCACATGTGAAATACCTCTATATTGGtgacgattgattttttttccattttgTTAGCCATGTGCAATCATGCATCAACTCTCCAAATCATATCATGATCTAAATTGTCCCAATTTGGAAGTTTGCACATTATAACAAGCATCAGTTTCAAGGTTAGGGAAACGCTAATATGATTCACTTTTTACAATGCATTTTCACCCATAAGATGGCAAAAGAAATTGGATTTGACACTATAGTGATCATCTGCAGATTTTGAATTATTCCTTTTAAAACTTGTGAAAAAAAGATGCTCATATATTGGCATATATTGAAAATCAGTGAAAAGATGCTAAATTATTGCCATACTATTTTATTGAAGTCAGACTACTGAAGATTCTGTTCTTGGCAAGAACATATATATTTACCATTGTGCAGCACCGCATAAACTATCAATCACAGATATATCAACAACATGGTTTCCACTTTTAGAGATTCTCAAAAGCCAATTCAAACTGATTAGTACAGGTGGAGGCCTCTCCTATTTTCTTCAATTCATCTTACCTCTTTTATTTAATCTTCTTTCAACATCTGAGATATATTATTGAAACAAAGTACATACCTCACTGGATTATGTTTGTCTCCAATATAGTTACCCTGGAACAATTGGAAGTATTGAACTGATGGGAAAGAAGCCAAGCCTGCAAGCCAACGAGGAACCTGAGCCTGATTGATCCGAGCTTCTCCTTTATACCCGAATGCGCCAAGAGAGATTTCAGATCTCCAGACGCagaatctatctatctatctacctGAAATCTGAACTGCTCGCTCGAGGCTCCGAGCTCCGTCCGTCCAAGTCCTCGAGGTTCATGATGGCAGGCCGGCAGGCTGCCACATTTCCTCCTTCCGAGTTCTGACACGCACACCGCTGGGTGCTCCGTGCTCAATATTCCTCCACGGGCGACCATTTTGGTACTTGGAACATGTCTCCGCGGGTTGCCAGAACCGGTAGGCCACCACGCCAAGGCAGCCTCACTCGTCCTCTCCCCAGTGGCAATTGAATCATGCTGTCCCTGGCTAGAGCTCCCGGTCCCGGACACTGGACCGATGTCCTCGACGACCAATAGCTCCTTCGCATTCTTTCTGTTTTGTCCCGGTCCTTGGAGATTCCACTGTCTGATACATCTCCGTGCGTTTTAATTAGCTAACAAGTCTCAAAtaacttggcagttgatgaacctGGGAAAGAAAAGGTTAACGTTTCTGAAGAGATTCTGCAGCACGAGCAAAGATGGCAACAACACACGGACCTGAGCCCTTTCCATCTCAACAATGAAGATGCCCTGCAGGCTTTGCATGATCCGGTGTCTGGTCCACGGAGGATATGACAAGAGAATCTGCGGAGGCACGGATGGTATCACAACAGCCTCTTGGATTGCTCATGCCTGATGATGAACGAGCTTCAGGCTTCAGATAATTATTCGTAGCCTTTCAGTCTACGTCCATCGACTTAGTGTGAAATGATCAATATTTCAGTGAGATTTGTGAGGGATCAAAGGGTTGGCTCCACCTTGCATCATCATCCATCCATATGACTGTGCTCGCCTTCGCGTCAAGTACCCCTTTTCTTCTACGTTGGCAAGACCTGTTTATATCATAGCATGGTGAATACAGAAACATCAGTACACCAGTACATACATCGAATTGTCAACAATTTAACTTTTGCATCAGAAATTAATTATAGTGGGTGTTTGGTTCCACATTTCTTATCTGCACTTCCACAATTTAAAGGAGTTCCGTTGCCAGCATAGTGGTGGCACAAGCACTACCCTTAGGAAGATTACACACATAGTAGTGCTATTTTCATCACAATAATAAGCAATTATGTAGGCGAAACTAAATCCATTTTGTGCACTGCCACTCAAAAAAGGCAGATGAGACCCATCTAACTGTATATTCCCTTTGTTCACAAATATAAGgtgttttggatatttcaatatggactacatatgaattggaatatttcacaaatataaggcATTTTGGATATTTCACAAATATGAACTACGTATGTAGGCGAAACTAAATCCATTTTGTGCAGTTTTGAACTAACCTTAGTTCGAGATTGCGACAGTTattatggatcggagggagtagaaaGCATCAAAGTTagaaaaacggaaagaaaagagaTAACTTTCACTGAATGAGAAGAAACTCCTTGCTAGCCCCGTTCCCTCTCCCAACTCTGCGCAAATCCCTTCATGTGTTTAGCCGCTCGGCTACATCTGTAAAAATCTCTGCTGTTACCAATCAGGGGATTTTGCCCCACAAAGATATATAAAATTCAGGAGGGGGATTTCACAAAGATATATAAAAAATTCAGTGCAATCAAAGGTTCATCATAGATTATTATTTTTTCTACTGTAACGTCACTACTGtaccagaaaacaagaaaaaagaagGCCTGAATAACCAGTCCCCTATAAAGTAATGGTGATAACTTGCACAACCATATTTATCAAGGGAATATCTGGATATTATACTGTACAGGAAACATCACCAATCATACAATACACATTTTTGTTTGAGAGGGAAAACAAATAAATGATACAATACACATGTGTTGTTCAGTGCAAGCATGGATTACTTACTGGAACTTGATAAATACATAACCCAAATATAAGATATATACTGCAGTAGAATCTACCAAAGTTGGTTCATCTCAAGTCATCAGGAAAAATCTACATTATTATAAGTAGATACATAGCTAGATGAATGAGCTGTATGTCGACATTATTAATTGTGGTGTACAAATGAATCTGCAGCCCAGCAACAACATAATCTGCAGCTCAACCAAACACAACCTAAGTTGGGCAAGATCAGTAACCTTCATTCCATATATACAACCAAAATAGTGCTAACAGGTGCGGCAAAAGAGTCGGGAGTGAGTTCATAACCATCCTCATTTCAAACAGCACATGCCATTGTATTCGAACAGTTGAAGCAACTTTCAGGATATCCACATTGATGTATGTGTAAGATTATACTTGAGAACAGACAAGTCCGCTTATCTAACACCGAGGATGAACTGTACATTTGCAAAGACTGTTGGGACTCAAAAACTCTTTATTACCTAACTAACTTGTCCCAATTCTTTACCGCCACAATGTACCCCAAAGAGGGACTTCCTTTTCTTTGGACATTACACGGCCCAGCACCATGAGAAGAACAAACAAAAGAATGGACAGAGAAAGAAAATGCCTTCCATCTTACTCAGTTACCGGTAGCTAGGCAACAGGTCGTAGTGCGTTGAATCATGACACGGCTCGGTTGTCGCAGCTCGGCATCGGCAGTGTTGGTTGAGACCGGCGGCAGCAACACGTCGCTCACACGGTACAATGTAGCTACATCTCTGGCAAACCATCCTGTGTAAGCAGAGACACAATGACATGGTTTCATAGAACTGAATAAACACTTGAGTAGACGAATAATGTTGTGTGCTGAACATCCGAATGAATGACAGTAGCACGGCTAGAATGGAATTACCGACAGTGTCGAACATCTGCGCCATGGGGACGACGTTCTCGGCGGAGACCACTCTGTGGGAGGGGCGGAGGCCGAAGATGCCGCAGTATGCGGCGGGCACCCTGACGCTGCCGCCGGTGTTGGTGCCGAGGGCGAAGTCGGCGAggctggcggcgacggcgacaacggagccgctggaggagccgccgGGGACGTGGCCGGGGGCGCAGGGGTTGGCGGTGGTGCCGTAGTGCGCGTTCTCGCCGTTGATGCTGTAGGCCATCTCGTCCATCACCGGCCGGGGGCGCAGTGGTTGGCGAGCGGAGGTTGTAGGCATCAACGATGCTGGAGGTGAGCACGACGAGATGGCCCTCCGGCTTCAAGATCCGCGCGGCCTCACCGACGAGGTCGGACAAGCGCTTTAACGAATCGAGGGCGAGGCCGACGAAGACCAAGTCGATGACGGCCggtgaagacgactttgacggagGAGTCGGAGATCGGCAGTCGGCGTTCGTTGCCGGCGATAGCGAGCGAGCGGGAGCGCCTCTTTGCGATGGCGACGGGCCCGGTCATGCCTAGTTCCTGCAGCGCGAGCGCCTCCTAGGGAGATTCAGAAGGGGAAAATTCAGATAGCATTGTTGATCATGTTCGTGaccctgctactgctgctgtttgAGGCAAAATTCAGAGAAAAGGTACTACCGCCTCCGCGCACTCTGCCAGCCGACAGCTCATGCCTACCACACGCGAACCCCTGCAGCCGGCCGCCACCCCCACTCGTCCTTGACCTCCGACCGCCGCACACACTCCGGCCACCGACCCCGCGCACCCTCAGCTCACCGAGCCACACACGCCCCAGAGCAGCCATCGCGCCTCGCTACACCACAGCCGCCAGGAGAGAGACACGAGGCGAGCGGTGCAACGAGAGGGagatgaggcggcggcggcggcggcgggggttcaGGGAGGAACCACAGGAGCGAGGAAACATGGGTGTGGTGCGGTGAGCGGGTATCCGGCTGCAGATGGAGAAGAGCAAACCGTCGGTAGAGCAGAGGGAGGCCGCTCGTGATAGGAAGTGAAAGGGTATGCGTCGTGGGGGTGGGCGAGCGGAGGCGTCGTGGGGGTGCTGGGCCTGGACGGGTGGGAGGTCGAACGAAGGTTTTTTTGGATCGATCGCTGGGACCGTTTTTCTTTACGTGGATCCAGAGGTGGGATCGATCGTCGAACCATCGcggaggttgaaccatcacgacggcacatcctgctttaatagtaaaGATTCAGGTACATTGTTGTTTCTGTTCTGCCGAATGGGACAACCGAATGGAACCACATCTCTACCCTCTAAACACTTATTTTTATTGAGGAACATTTGGTGTGCACTCTTCcacttttttgttttttgtaaagAACATGATTATCCTTTTAAACCCTTTTTCACTAGGATAATATTACTCCTACTAGGATTTGACATGTACGAATATTGTTAATGTATTTTCTATAATAAAGATACATTTATTTCCCAAAAGAAAATCCTTAACTCGAACCTATAATTATGTGACATACAAGTAAGACCAGCTCAACAATGCGCTAGTGCAAATATACCTACACTGTTGCATCGTTAAAGTGGAGTGCAATACTCAAAGTGTAGGATGCGAATTTCTGCACTTGCAACATATATATGATTGTGTCACTAAAGTATAATGGTTCTTCAGATGTTTCCATATAAATTTGCAGGATGCAAATATTCCTTTTG
This region includes:
- the LOC123399538 gene encoding amidase 1-like isoform X1 codes for the protein MPTTSARQPLRPRPVMDEMAYSINGENAHYGTTANPCAPGHVPGGSSSGSVVAVAASLADFALGTNTGGSVRVPAAYCGIFGLRPSHRVVSAENVVPMAQMFDTVGWFARDVATLYRVSDVLLPPVSTNTADAELRQPSRVMIQRTTTCCLATDVAERLNT
- the LOC123399538 gene encoding amidase 1-like isoform X2 — translated: MPTTSARQPLRPRPVMDEMAYSINGENAHYGTTANPCAPGHVPGGSSSGSVVAVAASLADFALGTNTGGSVRVPAAYCGIFGLRPSHRVVSAENVVPMAQMFDTVGWFARDVATLYRVSDVLLPPVSTNTADAELRQPSRVMIQRTTTCCLATGN